From one Comamonas piscis genomic stretch:
- a CDS encoding RsmB/NOP family class I SAM-dependent RNA methyltransferase, whose protein sequence is MHPKALLDACAELVAQALTFEHPADAVVSRYFRDHRNLGPRERGTLAETVYTVLRKKTLFESLARSGSGARERRLAILGFAGPRSFVKSALTDQEVKWLDDCDAIPPDSLMPQHRHNLPDWLVEPLQAQVGDQFEQLAASMLEMAPLDLRANALLTKRAELQKELKVAGIKAEITPYSPWGLRVADKPVLSRLDAFVKGRVEVQDEGSQLLALLLDAKRGEMVTDFCAGAGGKTLAIGATMRSTGRLYAFDVSAHRLEALKPRLARSGLSNVHPAAIAHERDERVKRLVGKMDRVLVDAPCSGLGTLRRNPDLKWRQNPQGIEEMSAKQAAILASSARMVKSGGRLVYATCSILPAENEAIAEAFAAAHPDFEPLDAGALLEGLKVEQAASLCSGGESGSLYLRLWPHLHQTDGFFAAVWQRK, encoded by the coding sequence ATGCATCCCAAAGCCCTATTAGATGCCTGCGCCGAGTTGGTTGCGCAGGCCCTCACCTTTGAACACCCGGCCGATGCCGTGGTGTCGCGTTATTTCCGTGACCACCGCAACCTGGGCCCGCGCGAGCGGGGCACCCTGGCTGAGACGGTCTACACCGTGCTGCGCAAGAAAACCCTGTTTGAATCGCTGGCTCGCTCGGGCAGCGGCGCGCGCGAGCGCCGCCTGGCCATTCTGGGCTTTGCCGGCCCGCGCAGCTTTGTCAAAAGCGCGCTGACGGACCAGGAAGTCAAATGGCTCGACGACTGCGACGCCATTCCGCCCGACAGCCTCATGCCCCAGCACCGCCACAACCTGCCGGACTGGCTGGTCGAGCCGCTGCAGGCCCAGGTTGGCGACCAGTTCGAGCAGCTGGCTGCCAGCATGCTGGAGATGGCGCCGCTGGATCTGCGCGCCAATGCCTTGCTGACCAAGCGTGCCGAGCTGCAAAAAGAGCTGAAGGTTGCCGGCATCAAGGCCGAAATCACCCCGTACTCGCCTTGGGGCCTGCGCGTGGCAGACAAGCCTGTGCTGTCGCGCCTCGATGCCTTTGTCAAAGGCCGTGTCGAGGTGCAGGACGAGGGCTCGCAGCTGCTGGCCCTGCTGCTGGATGCCAAGCGTGGCGAGATGGTGACCGACTTTTGCGCCGGTGCTGGCGGCAAGACCCTGGCCATTGGCGCGACCATGCGCAGTACCGGGCGTCTGTACGCCTTTGATGTGTCGGCCCACCGCCTCGAAGCGCTCAAGCCACGCCTGGCCCGCTCGGGCCTGTCGAACGTGCACCCCGCCGCGATTGCCCATGAGCGCGACGAGCGCGTCAAGCGCCTGGTCGGCAAGATGGACCGGGTGCTGGTCGATGCGCCTTGCTCGGGCCTGGGCACCTTGCGCCGCAATCCTGATTTGAAGTGGCGCCAGAACCCCCAGGGGATTGAAGAGATGAGCGCCAAGCAGGCCGCCATTCTGGCCAGCAGCGCCCGGATGGTGAAGTCTGGCGGCCGGCTGGTCTATGCCACCTGCAGCATCTTGCCAGCTGAGAACGAGGCGATTGCCGAGGCCTTTGCCGCCGCCCACCCGGACTTTGAACCGCTGGATGCCGGCGCGCTGCTGGAGGGCCTGAAGGTGGAGCAAGCCGCCAGCCTGTGCAGCGGCGGCGAAAGCGGCAGCCTGTACCTGCGCCTGTGGCCGCACCTGCACCAGACCGACGGTTTCTTTGCCGCCGTCTGGCAACGCAAGTAA